A single region of the Chitinophaga niabensis genome encodes:
- the gatB gene encoding Asp-tRNA(Asn)/Glu-tRNA(Gln) amidotransferase subunit GatB produces the protein MSASIDYNKYEAVIGLEVHAQLLTQSKLFTSDSAAFGGLPNTHISPITLGHPGTLPFLNKKAVELAVRLGFACHCEIERENFFARKNYFYPDLPKGYQISQHTAPICIGGHVPIFAEGNSRNIRLNRIHLEEDAGKSIHDLDPQNTMVDYNRAGVPLVEIVTEPDLHTSDEAYAYLTEMRRLVRWLDVCDGNMEEGSMRCDANISIRLKGDTSLGTKVEVKNMNSIRNVKRAIDNEIKRQIELVEGGERIVQETRSFDASNGSSFPLRSKEEANDYRYFPEPDLAPFRITEAYLDEVRATLPELPEEMLARYTQQLGLPEYDARVICDDKATAVYFEALINATPHHKAAANWMLGPVKSWLNEQNAGMEAFPLTPASLAALIALIADGKVNFSIASSRILPAMITAPDKDPLAIATDLNLLQDNDAGNILPVIEEVLAKYPGKVAEFKAGKKGLIGLFVGEVMKLSAGKADPKLTNELLMKRLNS, from the coding sequence ATGAGCGCGAGCATCGATTATAACAAATATGAAGCAGTGATAGGCCTGGAGGTACATGCCCAGCTATTGACGCAAAGCAAGCTTTTCACCAGTGACAGTGCGGCATTTGGCGGTTTGCCCAATACGCATATCAGCCCGATCACCCTTGGGCACCCGGGAACGCTACCCTTTCTGAACAAGAAAGCGGTGGAACTGGCGGTCCGTCTTGGATTTGCCTGCCATTGTGAGATTGAGCGGGAAAACTTCTTTGCCCGTAAGAATTATTTCTACCCTGATCTTCCGAAAGGCTACCAGATCAGCCAGCATACTGCACCTATCTGCATTGGAGGCCATGTGCCCATTTTTGCAGAGGGTAACAGCCGCAATATCCGGCTGAACCGTATTCACCTGGAAGAAGATGCCGGAAAATCCATACACGACCTGGACCCTCAGAATACCATGGTGGATTACAACCGTGCAGGAGTACCCCTGGTGGAAATTGTAACAGAGCCGGACCTTCATACCAGCGATGAAGCATATGCTTACCTGACAGAAATGCGCCGCCTGGTACGTTGGCTGGATGTCTGCGATGGTAATATGGAAGAAGGCAGTATGCGATGCGACGCGAACATTTCTATCCGCCTGAAAGGTGATACCAGCCTGGGAACCAAGGTGGAAGTAAAAAATATGAACTCTATCCGCAACGTTAAACGTGCCATAGATAATGAGATCAAACGCCAGATAGAACTGGTGGAAGGCGGAGAACGCATTGTGCAGGAAACACGCAGTTTTGATGCGTCCAATGGCAGTTCTTTCCCACTCCGTTCCAAAGAAGAAGCCAACGACTACCGTTATTTCCCGGAGCCGGACCTGGCACCATTCCGCATTACAGAAGCTTACCTGGATGAGGTACGCGCTACTTTACCTGAACTGCCGGAAGAAATGCTGGCCCGCTATACACAGCAACTGGGGCTTCCTGAATATGATGCCCGTGTGATCTGTGATGATAAAGCCACTGCCGTTTATTTTGAAGCACTGATCAATGCTACCCCCCATCACAAGGCTGCGGCCAACTGGATGCTGGGACCAGTTAAATCATGGCTGAATGAACAAAATGCCGGCATGGAAGCATTTCCGCTTACACCCGCATCCCTGGCAGCTCTTATTGCATTGATCGCAGACGGGAAAGTGAACTTTTCTATTGCTTCCTCCCGCATCCTGCCGGCTATGATCACAGCACCGGATAAAGATCCACTGGCGATTGCCACGGATTTGAACCTCCTGCAGGACAATGATGCCGGGAACATTCTGCCCGTGATTGAAGAAGTACTGGCAAAATACCCGGGCAAAGTAGCCGAGTTTAAAGCCGGAAAGAAAGGCCTCATCGGGCTTTTTGTAGGAGAAGTGATGAAGCTGAGCGCAGGGAAAGCAGATCCGAAACTCACTAACGAACTCTTAATGAAACGGTTGAACAGCTAA